AACATGAAGCCTTCCTCAAGGAAATCCTCGTCGACCAGGTCCGCAACCATCGTCACGTGCTGAAGGGCACCGCGCGGATCGGTAAAACGGATATCGACATAGGCGATGTCCTCGTCCTTGATCGTGGCCAGAACAGCGTCTTTGCTCATTCCTTCTTCCTTTTCTTTCAGAAAATTGGAGTTTGTCGCGCGAAACCGTGGTTTCGCGGGTGTTTGTGGGATTACAGGGCGTCCGAGCCGGTCTCGCCGGTGCGGATACGGATGGCCTGCTCGACTCCGCTCACGAAGATCTTGCCGTCGCCGATCTTGTCGGTCTTGGCCGCGGCGATGATCGCCTCGATGGCGCCGTCGACCTGATCGTCGTCCAGCACGATCTCGATCTTCACCTTCGGAAGGAAATCCACCACGTATTCGGCACCGCGATACAGTTCCGTATGACCCTTCTGACGGCCGAATCCTTTTACCTCGACCACCGACAGGCCCTGAATGCCGGCCTCTTGCAGCGCCTCTTTGACTTCATCGAGCTTGAACGGCTTGATGATCGCTTCGACCTTCTTCATGGATGGCCCCTCCTCGGTAACTCTAAGTCGTCTCTGGCAGACCATTTCCCCATCGCTACCACAA
This region of Ponticoccus alexandrii genomic DNA includes:
- a CDS encoding P-II family nitrogen regulator → MKKVEAIIKPFKLDEVKEALQEAGIQGLSVVEVKGFGRQKGHTELYRGAEYVVDFLPKVKIEIVLDDDQVDGAIEAIIAAAKTDKIGDGKIFVSGVEQAIRIRTGETGSDAL